In Bdellovibrionales bacterium, the following proteins share a genomic window:
- a CDS encoding ACP S-malonyltransferase: MGWYITLALGEALDQAGAYQVINTMGSMMKDKTIGGQIIYPLIKENWQRDPSKEELVHQVLRATKDLPGVEVHPSIFLGGYLVFGANSAGLNYLMKYLPPIEHFPFQLLNHAAFHTPLLNEVSKRALEMIPEHLFHPPKLPLIDGRGHIWKAYSTDVKELCHYTLHQQVIEPYSLTASIEVALKEYNPDHLVLLGPGNTLGGAIGQILVNLRWEGILDKQSFTQRQKTNPILISLGIK; this comes from the coding sequence ATGGGTTGGTATATCACCCTGGCGCTGGGAGAAGCGCTCGACCAGGCGGGGGCCTATCAAGTGATAAACACCATGGGATCCATGATGAAAGACAAGACGATCGGAGGCCAAATCATATATCCACTGATCAAAGAAAATTGGCAAAGAGATCCTTCTAAGGAGGAGCTCGTCCATCAGGTTCTTCGTGCCACAAAGGATTTGCCAGGAGTCGAAGTCCATCCGAGTATTTTTCTCGGGGGCTATTTGGTCTTTGGCGCCAACAGTGCGGGCCTGAATTATCTCATGAAATATCTCCCTCCCATTGAACACTTTCCTTTTCAACTTCTGAACCATGCGGCCTTTCATACGCCCTTGCTCAACGAGGTTTCAAAGCGAGCTCTAGAGATGATTCCTGAACATTTGTTTCATCCTCCAAAGCTGCCTCTCATTGATGGGCGCGGTCACATTTGGAAGGCCTATTCAACCGACGTCAAAGAACTCTGTCACTATACCCTTCATCAACAAGTCATTGAACCTTATTCCCTGACTGCGTCGATTGAAGTTGCCCTCAAGGAATACAATCCGGATCACCTTGTCTTACTTGGACCCGGGAATACACTTGGTGGAGCCATTGGGCAAATACTCGTCAATTTGCGATGGGAAGGGATTTTAGACAAGCAGTCTTTCACACAACGACAGAAAACCAATCCCATTTTGATCAGCCTCGGGATAAAATAA
- a CDS encoding ferrous iron transporter B, whose amino-acid sequence MHSSVDLFETAALVGSPNSGKTTLFNWLTGLRYNTVNYPGSTVDYSVGMSHDRYGEPVHLMDTPGVYSLSPKSPDEEVTLNALQHHFNWGSVKLVISVVDATHLSRQLLLTRQLLASGFHVIVAVTMMDLLSEKGLEIDMEALAIDLDCVVVPIDGRLGGGVQTLVDETRRVLSGNLRTKRTHRIEPWKAADIERVLGETRVLERKHVRRTRVHRGLDAAERTRKIDGVLLHPFWGLFMFLAIMSLLFTSIYWFATPVMDLVDSGFSWLSHLISELGSGALWSDFMANGLVSSFGAVLVFVPQIFILFLGIALLEDSGYLARSATLMDRPLRMLGMSGRSFVPLLSGYACAVPAMMAARTVNSKRERWLLLFIIPLMSCSARLPVYSLLLTFVFRGSPAWKAGLVLAGIYVGSIFVGAFAAVIANRFIKIREKSLFCLELPVYRRPLFGSVLRQAYGRTKNYIRQAGPVIFLLSIVVWIGTTFPHYDVASDSDKLNRSFFGQAGQVVEPVFSPMGVDWRVGVGLISAFAAREVFVSSLAIVFNIADRDEESMQSSLLSQMSEAKMSDGSSVFTISSVLGLIVFFMIALQCISTTGVAVRESGGWRFALMQLVVFNIVAYVLAVALVQGLRAFGIS is encoded by the coding sequence ATGCATTCATCTGTAGATTTGTTTGAAACGGCCGCTTTGGTTGGATCACCCAATAGCGGGAAGACGACTCTCTTCAATTGGCTGACGGGTTTGCGTTACAATACGGTCAATTATCCTGGATCAACGGTCGATTACTCTGTGGGGATGAGTCATGATCGCTACGGAGAACCGGTCCATTTGATGGACACGCCAGGAGTCTATAGCCTTTCTCCAAAATCACCTGATGAGGAAGTGACCCTAAATGCTCTTCAGCATCATTTCAACTGGGGCTCCGTAAAATTGGTTATATCCGTTGTCGATGCCACTCATCTTTCGAGGCAATTGCTCCTGACTCGTCAGCTCTTAGCCTCAGGTTTTCATGTGATTGTCGCTGTCACAATGATGGATTTACTTTCCGAAAAGGGACTCGAAATTGACATGGAAGCCCTCGCAATTGACTTGGATTGCGTTGTTGTGCCGATTGATGGGCGCTTAGGTGGCGGTGTTCAAACCCTGGTGGATGAAACACGGAGAGTTTTATCAGGCAATCTTAGGACGAAGCGCACTCATCGCATTGAGCCCTGGAAAGCGGCGGACATCGAGCGCGTCTTAGGGGAAACTCGAGTTCTTGAAAGAAAGCATGTTCGGCGCACTCGCGTTCATCGAGGGCTTGATGCCGCAGAAAGGACAAGAAAAATTGATGGAGTTCTTCTTCATCCTTTTTGGGGTCTTTTCATGTTTCTTGCGATTATGTCTCTTTTGTTTACATCAATTTATTGGTTCGCTACTCCGGTCATGGACTTGGTTGACTCTGGATTTAGCTGGCTTTCCCACCTTATTAGTGAACTCGGATCAGGAGCTCTGTGGTCTGATTTTATGGCCAACGGACTTGTGAGTTCCTTTGGGGCTGTTTTAGTTTTTGTCCCTCAAATTTTCATTTTGTTTCTGGGGATAGCTTTGCTTGAAGATTCTGGTTACCTGGCTCGTTCTGCCACTTTGATGGATCGTCCTTTGCGAATGCTGGGGATGAGTGGTCGATCCTTTGTCCCTTTGCTGTCGGGATATGCCTGTGCAGTTCCAGCCATGATGGCGGCTCGAACTGTCAACAGCAAGAGAGAACGCTGGCTTTTGTTATTTATTATTCCATTGATGAGTTGCAGCGCAAGATTGCCGGTGTATTCCCTTCTTTTGACTTTTGTTTTTCGGGGTAGCCCAGCCTGGAAGGCGGGCCTCGTATTGGCAGGAATCTACGTTGGCTCCATTTTCGTTGGTGCATTCGCTGCCGTAATCGCCAATCGCTTTATTAAAATTCGAGAAAAATCGCTATTTTGTCTCGAACTTCCTGTTTATCGTCGTCCCCTTTTTGGCTCCGTTTTGCGTCAGGCCTATGGCCGAACAAAAAACTATATTCGTCAAGCAGGTCCCGTTATTTTTCTTTTGTCTATTGTTGTTTGGATAGGAACCACTTTTCCTCATTATGATGTGGCAAGTGATTCAGATAAGTTAAACAGGAGTTTTTTTGGACAGGCGGGTCAGGTTGTTGAGCCTGTTTTTTCTCCCATGGGAGTTGATTGGCGGGTTGGCGTAGGCTTGATATCTGCTTTTGCCGCGCGAGAGGTATTTGTTTCGAGTTTGGCAATTGTTTTCAATATTGCCGATAGAGATGAGGAATCCATGCAAAGTTCTCTTTTGTCTCAGATGTCTGAGGCGAAGATGAGCGACGGATCTTCAGTTTTTACTATCTCATCGGTGCTGGGTCTTATTGTGTTTTTTATGATTGCACTCCAGTGCATATCGACTACCGGAGTGGCCGTTCGTGAGTCGGGCGGATGGCGTTTTGCCCTCATGCAATTGGTCGTTTTTAACATTGTGGCTTATGTTTTGGCCGTCGCTTTGGTTCAAGGACTTCGTGCCTTTGGGATTTCTTAG
- a CDS encoding FeoA domain-containing protein, translated as MDFDETVKFDTLVGKTKGFSAPIKSLVGEESLVSRLMELGIVRGETIVLRGQAPFGDPYLVEVRGLAVALRKEEVLCIHL; from the coding sequence ATGGACTTCGACGAAACAGTGAAATTTGATACACTGGTGGGAAAAACCAAGGGTTTTTCGGCTCCGATCAAAAGCTTGGTGGGTGAAGAATCTCTGGTTTCCCGCCTGATGGAGTTGGGTATTGTTCGCGGAGAAACGATTGTATTGAGGGGACAAGCTCCTTTTGGTGACCCCTATTTGGTTGAAGTCAGAGGACTCGCCGTTGCTTTGCGCAAGGAAGAGGTCCTATGCATTCATCTGTAG
- a CDS encoding FMN-binding protein, which translates to MSPGLISRLLFVSFLGTQCYLNCRAQVLLSPEQAAKAAFPKSTAVNKLSLALTEDEKTRAQQLAQAPIEENIFTFYEIKAKEKILGHAGLHSAKVRTKDQTAFVAIDPKGAIVSVELIAFYEHPEYLPPKGWNQVFVGKNLRASLKSGQDIPIITGSTLTTERLAQAARIIRGIWQVKLQKKKK; encoded by the coding sequence ATGAGCCCAGGTCTGATTTCTCGTTTGTTGTTCGTCTCATTTCTTGGGACCCAGTGCTATCTGAATTGCCGTGCTCAAGTGCTCTTATCTCCAGAACAGGCCGCAAAAGCGGCCTTTCCAAAGTCCACTGCTGTAAATAAATTGAGTCTTGCTTTAACCGAAGATGAAAAAACTCGGGCCCAACAACTCGCACAAGCTCCCATTGAAGAGAATATTTTTACATTTTATGAAATCAAGGCCAAAGAAAAAATCCTGGGACATGCTGGGCTGCATTCAGCTAAGGTACGAACCAAAGATCAAACGGCCTTTGTCGCCATTGACCCAAAGGGCGCTATTGTCAGTGTCGAACTCATTGCCTTTTATGAGCATCCAGAATATTTGCCTCCAAAGGGCTGGAATCAAGTATTTGTTGGAAAAAACCTCAGGGCCAGTTTAAAATCTGGGCAAGATATACCAATTATAACGGGATCAACTTTGACAACGGAGCGACTCGCTCAAGCCGCTCGAATCATTCGTGGAATTTGGCAGGTTAAGCTTCAAAAGAAGAAAAAATGA
- a CDS encoding FAD:protein FMN transferase has translation MSRKMISLLLFAWFISIATISCYHLSAPPDFVLREKQIMGTIARISVSGHIGARSIDEAFGVMEELDRILSVYKSDSQVSRLNQQGVLRDSHRDLLDLIQKSREIERETGGAFNMTLAALTLRAYHFQDLNHLNSRSLPRPGSEDIRTALGQTGSQFVRVKGTEIRILKKGLGLDFGGIGKGYAIDKASAILAKDGLRDGSLSLSGDIRCFGECLIKIQDPHDPLSDSKFVAELRVRGPQVGISTSGGYGRFSGAPVFHHLIDPKTGRSVSNLSSLTLLGNETNTNLDAWATALAVMPLKRLRQFLRAHPGLGYHIVFSDGRIDSNLDRSPWVVDFTFNKSRTN, from the coding sequence ATGAGCCGGAAGATGATATCTCTTCTTCTTTTTGCTTGGTTTATTTCGATAGCCACAATCTCCTGTTATCATCTGTCAGCTCCGCCAGATTTCGTTCTTCGGGAAAAGCAGATCATGGGAACGATCGCAAGGATAAGCGTATCGGGCCACATAGGTGCGCGAAGCATTGACGAAGCATTCGGAGTCATGGAGGAACTTGATCGAATTCTTTCAGTTTATAAGTCGGACTCTCAAGTGTCTCGGCTCAATCAACAGGGAGTTCTGAGAGATTCCCATCGAGATCTCTTGGATCTTATTCAAAAATCTCGTGAAATTGAGAGAGAAACCGGAGGAGCCTTCAATATGACATTGGCGGCTCTCACTCTGAGGGCCTATCATTTTCAAGATCTGAATCACCTCAATTCCAGGAGTCTTCCTCGCCCAGGTTCTGAGGACATTCGGACTGCCTTGGGACAGACGGGTTCTCAGTTTGTGCGAGTCAAGGGGACTGAAATTAGAATTTTGAAAAAGGGATTGGGCTTGGATTTTGGAGGTATAGGTAAGGGCTATGCCATCGACAAAGCGAGTGCGATCCTTGCAAAAGATGGACTTCGGGACGGAAGCCTAAGTCTGAGCGGTGATATCCGTTGCTTTGGTGAGTGTTTGATTAAAATCCAGGATCCCCATGATCCTTTGAGTGATTCTAAATTCGTTGCAGAGTTGAGAGTCAGAGGCCCTCAGGTGGGGATTTCTACGAGTGGAGGCTATGGTCGTTTTTCTGGAGCTCCTGTGTTTCATCATTTGATTGATCCAAAAACGGGGAGATCTGTTTCGAACCTGTCCAGCTTAACTTTGCTTGGAAATGAAACCAACACCAACTTGGATGCCTGGGCGACAGCTCTCGCCGTGATGCCTTTAAAGAGACTGCGCCAGTTTCTCCGCGCACATCCGGGGCTGGGATATCATATTGTCTTCTCAGATGGTCGAATAGACTCAAATCTTGATAGAAGTCCTTGGGTTGTTGATTTTACTTTCAACAAGAGCCGCACGAATTAA
- a CDS encoding ABC transporter permease, translated as MNQTVTADTIPSPSSVVVKKVRRPQSLWGESYRRLKKNKGAVASAYFILFVCLVALFAEELAPFPFAQQDMTRVLHAPSTHNWLGTDSLGRDLLSRIIFGARMSMAVGIFTAITSLVIGVFVGAVSGWFGGRVDSFLMRSVDILYSIPTLVLLILVKVVFDSVQIFENAELKALTGIVLALSVVGWVTLARLVRGQVLLVREMTYVEAARALGASGSGIVLRHVVPNILGPIIVILSYQIPSNILFESFLSFIGLGLQPPFSSWGVLANEGWRSLQTFPHLMIWPGLALFLAMLAFQLLGDGLRDAFDPQMKGR; from the coding sequence ATGAATCAGACTGTCACCGCGGACACGATTCCTTCTCCAAGTTCTGTTGTTGTAAAGAAGGTCAGGAGACCTCAAAGCTTGTGGGGAGAGTCCTACAGACGTCTAAAAAAGAACAAGGGGGCGGTGGCCTCGGCTTACTTCATCCTTTTTGTCTGCCTCGTTGCTCTTTTTGCAGAAGAATTAGCTCCTTTTCCTTTTGCTCAACAAGATATGACGAGAGTTCTTCATGCCCCAAGTACCCATAATTGGCTGGGGACGGATTCGCTTGGTCGAGATCTTTTGTCTCGGATTATTTTTGGAGCAAGAATGTCAATGGCAGTCGGAATATTCACTGCGATAACCTCTCTCGTCATCGGGGTCTTTGTCGGAGCTGTTTCTGGTTGGTTCGGAGGAAGGGTCGATTCTTTTCTCATGCGGTCGGTGGATATTCTTTACTCGATTCCAACGCTTGTCCTTTTAATTCTCGTGAAAGTTGTCTTTGACAGTGTTCAGATATTTGAAAATGCTGAATTGAAGGCGCTGACTGGAATTGTCTTGGCACTGAGCGTAGTCGGGTGGGTGACTCTCGCGCGATTGGTAAGAGGCCAGGTTCTTCTTGTTCGTGAGATGACCTATGTTGAAGCGGCCCGAGCTCTCGGAGCTTCCGGTTCTGGGATTGTGCTTCGGCACGTGGTTCCTAATATTTTGGGTCCAATTATTGTTATTTTGTCTTATCAAATACCGAGCAATATTTTATTTGAAAGTTTCCTCAGCTTTATTGGACTGGGTCTTCAACCTCCGTTTTCCAGTTGGGGTGTCTTAGCAAATGAGGGCTGGCGTTCGTTGCAAACTTTTCCTCACCTGATGATTTGGCCTGGATTAGCCTTGTTTTTGGCAATGCTTGCCTTTCAACTTCTGGGAGATGGACTTCGCGATGCTTTTGATCCACAGATGAAGGGTCGCTAG
- a CDS encoding peptide ABC transporter substrate-binding protein has product MKWTDCQEFTARQVLDGWERLLTPATASEYAYFLYGINNARAFNEGKIKDFSEVGVKVTDAGEIRVELTSPTSYFPYLLTHHSTYPIRKDIIAKHGDKWTESGNIVTLGAYTLRTWDHDKAIVLERNEAYYGEKAKIKNILAYMINELSTALNLFNAGKIDAQTQLPSTELRELRKRPEYRETGILSIYYYGFNVRKPPFDNPEVRKAVCYAIDRKEITQMLDGGQVPLTSWVPPGMFGYAPGVGIGFNPIKAREILDKAGFKDRSKLAKIEIGFNTNEDHKRIAENVQAQLKRNLGIDVELKNEEWKVYLKNLRTEPPHIFRMGWLADYPDPDNFLNLMTSYSENNYTRWKNKKFDELIGRAVGIESRDARHEAYLQAQQILTEQDLPVVPVYAAVAHGLFSPRVVGYPFGPLQRFIFKGVSLK; this is encoded by the coding sequence GTGAAATGGACCGACTGCCAGGAGTTTACGGCTCGACAGGTTTTGGATGGTTGGGAAAGATTACTCACCCCTGCTACGGCTTCAGAATACGCTTACTTTCTTTACGGCATTAATAATGCCAGAGCCTTCAATGAAGGAAAAATCAAAGACTTTTCCGAAGTGGGAGTGAAAGTCACAGATGCCGGAGAGATCAGAGTTGAACTCACGAGCCCCACATCTTATTTTCCCTATCTTTTGACTCACCATTCGACTTACCCTATTCGGAAAGATATCATTGCCAAGCATGGAGACAAATGGACGGAGTCGGGAAATATCGTCACTTTGGGGGCCTATACACTTAGGACTTGGGATCATGACAAGGCTATTGTTTTAGAGCGAAACGAGGCCTATTACGGTGAGAAGGCGAAGATAAAAAATATTCTTGCCTATATGATCAATGAGCTCTCCACGGCACTTAATCTCTTTAACGCGGGAAAGATTGACGCCCAAACACAACTCCCTTCGACGGAATTGCGTGAACTTCGCAAGAGACCTGAATACCGCGAGACTGGAATTCTCTCGATCTATTATTACGGTTTTAACGTAAGAAAGCCTCCTTTTGATAACCCAGAGGTCCGCAAGGCCGTTTGCTATGCGATCGACCGCAAGGAGATCACTCAGATGTTGGACGGCGGGCAGGTACCTTTGACGAGTTGGGTGCCCCCTGGAATGTTCGGCTATGCCCCTGGAGTGGGGATTGGTTTTAATCCTATCAAGGCCCGTGAGATTTTGGATAAGGCAGGATTTAAAGATCGAAGCAAGTTGGCCAAGATCGAGATCGGATTTAATACGAATGAAGATCACAAGCGCATTGCCGAAAATGTGCAGGCTCAACTCAAGCGAAATCTCGGGATTGACGTTGAACTGAAGAACGAAGAATGGAAGGTTTACTTGAAAAATCTCCGTACTGAACCTCCCCATATTTTTCGCATGGGTTGGTTGGCTGATTATCCAGATCCTGACAATTTTCTTAATTTAATGACTTCCTATTCGGAGAACAATTACACTCGATGGAAAAATAAAAAATTTGATGAGCTTATTGGAAGGGCCGTGGGAATAGAGTCGCGGGACGCCCGTCATGAAGCCTATCTTCAAGCACAGCAGATTTTGACCGAACAAGATCTGCCTGTGGTTCCAGTTTATGCGGCAGTAGCTCATGGCTTGTTTTCTCCGAGAGTTGTTGGGTACCCTTTTGGCCCTCTTCAGAGATTTATCTTTAAGGGAGTGTCATTGAAGTGA
- a CDS encoding transglycosylase SLT domain-containing protein has product MRHWIGSVVILTPLVFAVIPSSGQQNLFAKVRTLIEEKNYSAAEKALTQIKGPLAPADMALSSFVRGVLSFELQKYNEAQSHLEKALTVPSSIEYYVRYFLGLSLQAKREFKEAQREYDRLLKLRPPSQLAYETKFKMSEMLIDQGKWSKALPELAYLERRWRSSEAYPEILWRLVKVEMQIGRKWRACAWARRLYSKYPQHGIIDDWGIDLPSSPFDGKKLGCLATPGDQQKRIRRLQWAGKSDRARSELETLRKRATGEAPLYAVDMTLANFLVNDGYVDEALKLLIKHYEKYQKNFAYLMQLGRAAARAGEYQTAVGAFHRAHESSPKSRSGREALYQAAFLSYQFQDYDGASRKFEQFLKEYPRSGLSWDSQWHMSWIRYLKGDYLGALNGFDRILNQKKNRQTRRNWNKIAIERINYWKAMALLRMNKYTEARTLFESIAKDPMLDYYTLTAKYRLESISNLETVRKVAEGPTSTYLGIMPDGDGLVPLKEELDVNGEIIGKREGEEAQEAESEESLNTSLDGDSNEEEEAAEVVTAEEGSNSMDDEKPVVATDFRDPELRLRFERATLLIQVGLGEWARWELFEIERRTRNQDYLKMLMASYEQIRSYHRSSYISVVNFSNIRSQRGIEGSRYLWEYAYPRAYKDSVEKYATTFNVPSEFIWGIMRTESSFRYDVVSPVGAKGLMQLMPNTAKQVARLIGDETFNERRLGDPDVNLRLGTKYLQRLLSKFGGSVPLAAASYNAGPHRVEGWLANFGRLEMDEFIEHIPFIETRSYVKKVVRDFGIYESLYAKATTKLTWLVQPIKVEVTRPSQRETWETL; this is encoded by the coding sequence TTGCGCCATTGGATCGGCTCGGTTGTTATTCTCACTCCGTTGGTATTTGCCGTCATTCCCTCTTCAGGACAGCAGAATTTATTCGCCAAGGTAAGAACTCTGATTGAAGAAAAAAACTATTCGGCCGCGGAGAAGGCTCTCACGCAAATAAAAGGCCCTTTGGCACCCGCGGATATGGCCTTGAGTTCTTTTGTTCGCGGGGTGTTGTCATTTGAGCTTCAAAAATACAACGAAGCACAAAGCCATCTGGAAAAAGCTCTCACTGTTCCAAGTTCCATCGAGTACTACGTGCGGTATTTTTTGGGACTTTCTCTTCAAGCTAAGCGTGAATTCAAAGAAGCCCAGCGAGAATATGATCGCCTCTTGAAGCTTCGTCCTCCCAGTCAATTGGCCTACGAGACAAAATTTAAGATGAGCGAAATGTTAATTGATCAGGGAAAGTGGAGTAAGGCTCTTCCTGAGTTGGCCTATTTAGAGCGGCGTTGGCGATCTTCTGAGGCCTACCCCGAGATTTTGTGGCGCCTGGTGAAGGTTGAGATGCAAATCGGACGAAAGTGGAGAGCTTGTGCTTGGGCTCGGCGGCTCTACAGCAAATACCCGCAGCACGGGATTATTGATGACTGGGGAATCGACTTGCCCTCGTCACCATTTGACGGGAAAAAGCTCGGATGCCTCGCAACGCCGGGAGATCAGCAAAAGCGAATTCGTCGTTTGCAGTGGGCTGGGAAGTCAGACAGAGCTCGATCTGAACTTGAAACATTGAGGAAGCGAGCTACTGGTGAAGCTCCTCTCTATGCAGTGGATATGACTTTGGCCAATTTCTTGGTAAATGATGGCTATGTAGATGAGGCTTTGAAGCTCCTAATTAAACATTATGAAAAATACCAAAAGAACTTTGCGTATCTTATGCAGTTAGGGAGGGCCGCAGCCAGAGCGGGAGAATATCAAACTGCGGTCGGGGCTTTTCATCGAGCACACGAATCAAGTCCAAAATCTCGATCGGGACGTGAGGCGCTCTATCAAGCTGCCTTTTTGAGTTATCAGTTTCAAGATTATGACGGAGCTTCTCGTAAGTTTGAGCAATTTTTGAAGGAATATCCGCGGTCAGGCTTGAGTTGGGACTCTCAGTGGCACATGAGTTGGATTCGCTATCTTAAGGGAGATTATCTTGGAGCCCTAAATGGTTTTGATCGAATCTTGAATCAAAAAAAGAATCGTCAAACCCGTCGCAATTGGAACAAGATCGCCATTGAAAGAATTAATTACTGGAAGGCCATGGCGCTTCTGCGAATGAACAAGTACACCGAGGCGAGGACTCTCTTTGAATCGATCGCCAAAGATCCAATGTTGGATTATTACACGCTTACTGCCAAATATCGCTTAGAAAGTATTTCGAACCTGGAGACGGTTCGGAAAGTCGCCGAAGGACCTACCTCTACATACTTGGGAATAATGCCGGACGGGGATGGACTTGTACCTCTCAAAGAAGAGCTCGACGTCAATGGTGAGATCATCGGAAAGCGAGAGGGAGAGGAAGCTCAAGAGGCTGAATCCGAAGAAAGCTTGAACACGAGCTTGGACGGTGACTCGAATGAAGAAGAAGAAGCTGCTGAGGTTGTGACTGCAGAAGAAGGATCCAATTCGATGGATGATGAGAAGCCCGTCGTCGCCACGGACTTTCGCGACCCTGAATTGCGCTTGAGATTTGAGAGGGCCACTTTACTTATTCAGGTTGGTCTGGGTGAATGGGCTCGATGGGAGTTATTTGAAATAGAACGTCGGACCCGCAATCAAGATTACCTGAAGATGTTAATGGCTTCTTATGAGCAAATCAGATCTTACCATCGGTCATCCTACATCAGTGTCGTTAATTTTTCTAATATTCGTTCTCAACGTGGAATTGAAGGCAGCCGCTATTTGTGGGAGTATGCCTATCCCAGAGCCTACAAGGATTCTGTTGAAAAATACGCGACGACCTTTAATGTGCCCAGTGAGTTCATTTGGGGAATCATGCGCACCGAAAGTTCCTTTCGCTACGATGTCGTTTCGCCGGTGGGAGCAAAGGGCCTGATGCAGCTGATGCCAAATACCGCCAAGCAGGTGGCTCGCCTTATTGGTGATGAGACCTTTAACGAGCGACGGTTAGGTGATCCGGACGTGAATTTGCGATTGGGGACGAAATATCTTCAGCGATTGCTCAGTAAATTTGGAGGTTCGGTTCCTCTTGCTGCCGCTAGCTATAATGCGGGTCCTCATCGTGTCGAAGGTTGGCTTGCCAATTTTGGAAGGCTTGAGATGGACGAATTTATTGAGCATATACCGTTTATCGAGACGCGAAGTTATGTAAAAAAAGTCGTTCGGGACTTTGGCATCTATGAAAGTCTCTATGCCAAAGCCACAACGAAACTGACCTGGTTGGTTCAGCCGATCAAGGTGGAGGTGACCCGGCCCTCCCAAAGAGAAACTTGGGAAACTCTCTAG